The DNA segment GTTTGAGCTGTAGCCGCGAACAATGGAGTCAGTGGATCCTCCGTTGAAGAGTTGCTGGTCGGAATGGAGGAGGCCTTTTCGGTCGACGAGGTTGTTGAAGTAGTGGTTGTCGAATGACGCCGGTGTCTGAAGATCGAGGGGGGCGAGGTTGTTGTCCCCCACACCGGATGCCCTAGGGCAGTTTGATTGCCTTGTTTGAGCAAAGGATGTTACTAACTCGTTGGTCTCATTGTAGATGTGGGATCTGAAGGTTGTACACCTTGCTTGTCCAATTGTGTGACCAcctttaattaaaatcaacatgCCACCAAATTAGTAAATatcaacaaacaaaaaaacaaatctTCTTAGTGTTCAATATCTTAGTTTTATTGGGtcatttttctccttttattttaatctaactaattaagaaactagcatatatttaattttttaggatttttaacaTATTCATTAATGAAAAAATTGGAATTTAATTAGTTATAAATTATCTATATAAAATGATCGAAATAACAAAAATGTTAGATTAACAGAATTTATATAAAATCATTTATCCAAAAGTTTTAATCCATTAGAAAGAATCGCATGATGAgtagttatatttttaatataaaatttatttattggatttaagtaaaattttatatggtttttttattatttaatttatactaaaattcttttttgttgtaggtcaataaaaattaaaattctaaattttttaataagtttttaatattatgatatgagatattttattccaaaaaCATGAATTGAAGATTATACCACTAGTAAACATTTTGATGTAAACCCAATTTAATGATTATGATTGTGATTTAATAAATAAGGAAAAATACTCTTAATTATTATGTTATGGGCAATCATAAGAGTATGTAAAATATTAAAGGTAAAAATTCAGGTAAAGTTTATAACTAAGAACCGTGAAATCATCTCACGATTATCAGTTATTAATTTCAAGTAAAGTTTACCGTATAGTTTCCaccaattttaaattagaagttACCACTTACCAGACAATGCGACCAAGTCCTTGGTAGAAAGTCCAAGTGCCCCGAATTTTGAGATTAATTGATTTAGGGTTGAAGTTGGTGCTGGTATCCCGTTGTTGGCAGCAGATTGGCTGGCTGTTCTTGCATCTCTTCTTCCAAGTTTTACATCCCACTCGGGCCCTCCAAGCTGCACATCcatcattaatcatcaattatcactcaaattaattaattaaggaaTTAATTGTGTGGTTAATTACGATCTTGACGGAGTCTCTGGCAGCGATGGCGAGGATGTCAGCGCAGGAGACAACACCAGGGCAGACTTTCTCAACGGCGGACTTGACGGCGTCGATCACTTCGAATCCGCGGGCAGAGTTCTTGTTGGGACCCGCATTCTTCTCTCCTTTGAAGCTTGATGTATCATCCAGAAGAATTGAACCGTCACATCCCTGTTTTAATTAACACATTGTAATGTTTCGTTTCTTCTAAATTTTCTACAAACATAGATGACACTtcaaaacataacaaaagaCATAGACTTTTGGTGGAGAAGGCTTCACGGATAGATATTTatatgttaaattaaattttcaaatttcatgatgtgaaattatttaaatttttattatttttatatagagtttaattttaatgtattgataatataatattttatataattatttaattgcaTCTATTTTTTAATCACTATTTATATGGTCATGTAAAAAATATAGTGACGTGAGATTACATAATTGAATatacataatttatattaataaggcattaaaattaaattattgtatatatcTAAATTATGCATATAAAACGTAATAAATATATGGTCAAAATCTATTCATATAATAAGAAATATGACACTCTTGACTTAATAAGTAATattacattaattaattaatatataagatATGAGCTAGAAAATTGTAattaacaatttatttttttatcttttattagtATATGGTGAAGACTTATAGATAATTATATTCATGTAAAGTTGATAGCTAAAAGTCGTTAAATagt comes from the Arachis duranensis cultivar V14167 chromosome 7, aradu.V14167.gnm2.J7QH, whole genome shotgun sequence genome and includes:
- the LOC107496990 gene encoding peroxidase P7, with translation MGSFSSNKLVMIGLFLLILVLGSANASLSTEFYSSSCPKLLDTVKCTVEAAIKKETRMGASLLRLFFHDCFVNGCDGSILLDDTSSFKGEKNAGPNKNSARGFEVIDAVKSAVEKVCPGVVSCADILAIAARDSVKILGGPEWDVKLGRRDARTASQSAANNGIPAPTSTLNQLISKFGALGLSTKDLVALSGGHTIGQARCTTFRSHIYNETNELVTSFAQTRQSNCPRASGVGDNNLAPLDLQTPASFDNHYFNNLVDRKGLLHSDQQLFNGGSTDSIVRGYSSNPSSFFADFASAMIKMGDISPLTGSKGEIRKNCRSVN